A single Pseudomonas sp. DC1.2 DNA region contains:
- a CDS encoding extracellular solute-binding protein, producing MKPLCALLQASALLFAGLACAAPQHALTLYNEPPKYPADFKHFDYVNPDAPKGGIFRQAGFGGFDSLNPFISKGVAADDIGMVYDTLAKQSLDEPFTEYGLIASKIEKAPDNRWVRFYLRPEARFNDGHPVRAEDVVFSFQTLIKEGAPLYRAYYSDVEEVIAEDPLTVLFKFKHDNNRELPLILGQLPVLPKHWWATRDFNKGNLEKPLGSGPYQVSEVKAGRSVRYERVKDYWGKDLAVNRGFYNFDVMTTDYYRDNTVALEALKAGQFDYWLEMTAKNWANAYNTPAVTEGRLIKEQIPNGNPTGMQGFVFNLRRPVFQDVRVRQALTLLLDFEWTNKQLFNGAYARTRSYFENSEMAATGLPDAEQLAILDPFRSKLPAEVFSEAFQNPTTDASGMIRTQQRQAYQLLQEAGWRIVDDKMVDANGKPVTLEFLLAQTEFERVLLPFKRNLSDLGIDLVIRRVDVSQYINRVRSRDFDIIVGSFPQSNSPGNEQREFWMTAAADKPGSRNSMGLKDPVVDQLVEQLINADSRQSLVAHARALDRVLQWGYYVIPNWHIKTWRVAYWNHIGHPKTPPKYDVGIATWWVKPNATPAIEVETKLQADPAGTE from the coding sequence TACAGGCCAGCGCTCTGCTATTCGCCGGGCTAGCTTGCGCCGCCCCGCAACATGCCCTGACCCTGTACAACGAGCCGCCCAAATACCCGGCCGATTTCAAACATTTCGATTACGTCAACCCTGACGCGCCCAAGGGCGGGATCTTCCGTCAGGCCGGTTTCGGCGGTTTCGATAGCCTCAACCCCTTCATCAGCAAGGGCGTAGCGGCCGACGACATCGGCATGGTCTACGACACCCTGGCCAAACAGAGCCTGGACGAGCCGTTCACCGAGTACGGCCTGATCGCCAGCAAGATCGAAAAAGCCCCGGACAATCGCTGGGTGCGCTTCTACCTGCGCCCCGAAGCCCGCTTTAACGACGGCCATCCGGTGCGCGCCGAAGACGTGGTGTTCAGTTTCCAGACCCTGATCAAAGAGGGCGCCCCGCTCTACCGTGCCTACTACAGCGATGTGGAAGAAGTGATCGCTGAAGACCCGCTCACCGTGCTCTTCAAGTTCAAGCACGACAACAATCGTGAGCTGCCATTGATCCTCGGCCAGTTGCCGGTATTGCCCAAACACTGGTGGGCCACCCGCGATTTTAATAAAGGCAATCTGGAAAAGCCTCTGGGCAGTGGCCCCTACCAGGTCAGCGAAGTAAAAGCCGGGCGGTCGGTGCGCTATGAGCGCGTCAAGGACTATTGGGGCAAGGACCTGGCGGTCAACCGTGGTTTCTACAACTTCGACGTCATGACCACCGACTACTACCGCGACAACACAGTAGCCCTCGAAGCCCTCAAGGCCGGGCAATTTGATTACTGGCTGGAAATGACCGCGAAGAACTGGGCCAACGCCTACAACACTCCGGCCGTGACCGAAGGCCGGTTGATCAAGGAACAAATTCCCAACGGTAATCCCACCGGCATGCAGGGCTTCGTGTTCAACCTGCGCCGCCCGGTGTTCCAGGATGTGCGGGTGCGCCAGGCCCTGACCCTGTTGCTGGATTTCGAATGGACCAACAAGCAATTGTTCAACGGCGCCTACGCCCGCACACGCAGTTACTTCGAAAACTCGGAAATGGCCGCCACCGGTCTGCCGGACGCCGAGCAGCTGGCGATTCTCGACCCGTTCCGCAGCAAGCTCCCGGCCGAAGTGTTCAGCGAGGCGTTCCAGAACCCGACGACCGACGCCAGCGGCATGATTCGCACCCAGCAACGCCAGGCCTATCAATTGCTGCAAGAGGCCGGCTGGCGCATCGTCGACGACAAGATGGTCGACGCCAACGGAAAACCGGTGACCCTTGAATTCCTGCTGGCCCAGACCGAATTCGAACGTGTGCTGTTGCCATTCAAGCGCAACCTCAGTGACTTGGGTATCGACCTGGTGATCCGTCGTGTAGACGTCTCGCAGTACATCAATCGCGTGCGCTCCAGGGACTTCGACATAATCGTCGGCAGCTTCCCGCAGTCCAATTCGCCGGGCAACGAACAACGCGAGTTCTGGATGACTGCCGCCGCCGACAAACCCGGCAGCCGCAATTCCATGGGCCTGAAAGACCCCGTAGTGGACCAATTAGTCGAGCAACTGATCAACGCCGATTCACGCCAAAGCCTGGTGGCTCATGCACGAGCACTGGACCGCGTACTGCAATGGGGTTATTACGTGATCCCCAACTGGCACATCAAGACCTGGCGCGTGGCGTATTGGAACCACATCGGGCACCCGAAAACGCCACCCAAGTACGACGTCGGTATTGCCACTTGGTGGGTCAAGCCCAACGCGACACCGGCAATAGAAGTCGAAACCAAACTGCAAGCCGACCCTGCGGGCACGGAGTAA
- a CDS encoding microcin C ABC transporter permease YejB: MLAYIFRRLLLIIPTLFGILLINFVIIQAAPGGPVEQMIAKLEGFEGATSRIAGGGAEVSVAGSAYRGAQGLDPALVKEIEHMYGFDKSAPERLWIMIKNYATLDFGDSFFRDAKVIDLIKEKMPVSISLGLWSTLIMYLVSIPLGIAKATRHGSHFDVWTSSAIIVGYAIPAFLFAILLIVVFAGGSYFDWFPLRGLTSNNFAELSMGGKILDYFWHLALPVTALVIGNFATMTLLTKNSFLDEINKQYVVTAKAKGLTQHRVLYGHVFRNAMLLVIAGFPSAFIGIFFTGSLLVEVIFSLDGLGLMSFEAAINRDYPVVFGTLFIFTLLGLVVKLIGDLTYTLVDPRIDFEHREH, translated from the coding sequence ATGCTGGCGTATATTTTTCGGCGACTGCTGCTGATCATCCCGACCTTGTTTGGCATTCTGCTGATCAACTTCGTGATCATCCAGGCCGCTCCCGGTGGCCCCGTAGAACAGATGATCGCCAAGCTCGAAGGCTTTGAAGGCGCCACCAGCCGCATCGCCGGTGGGGGCGCCGAAGTGTCGGTGGCCGGTTCTGCCTACCGCGGCGCCCAAGGCCTGGATCCGGCGCTGGTCAAAGAAATCGAGCACATGTACGGCTTCGATAAATCGGCGCCGGAACGCTTGTGGATCATGATCAAGAACTACGCGACCCTGGATTTCGGCGACAGCTTCTTCCGCGATGCCAAAGTCATCGACCTGATCAAGGAAAAGATGCCGGTGTCGATCTCCCTCGGGTTGTGGAGCACGCTGATCATGTACCTGGTGTCGATCCCGCTGGGGATCGCCAAAGCCACACGCCACGGCAGCCATTTCGACGTCTGGACCAGTTCGGCGATCATCGTCGGGTATGCAATTCCGGCGTTTCTGTTTGCCATCCTGCTGATCGTGGTATTTGCCGGCGGCAGTTACTTTGACTGGTTTCCGCTGCGAGGCCTGACGTCGAACAACTTCGCCGAGCTGAGCATGGGCGGCAAAATTCTCGATTACTTCTGGCACCTCGCACTGCCGGTGACCGCGTTGGTGATCGGTAACTTTGCGACCATGACCCTGCTGACCAAAAACAGCTTTCTCGATGAAATCAACAAGCAGTACGTGGTGACGGCCAAGGCCAAGGGTTTGACCCAACACCGGGTGCTTTACGGTCATGTGTTTCGTAACGCCATGCTGCTGGTGATCGCCGGGTTTCCGTCGGCGTTCATCGGGATTTTCTTTACTGGCTCCTTGCTGGTCGAGGTGATTTTCTCGCTCGACGGGCTCGGCCTCATGAGCTTTGAAGCGGCGATCAACCGCGATTATCCGGTGGTCTTCGGCACCTTGTTTATCTTCACGCTGCTGGGGCTGGTGGTGAAACTGATCGGCGACCTCACTTACACCCTGGTCGATCCACGCATCGACTTCGAACACCGGGAGCATTGA
- a CDS encoding ABC transporter permease — MNLSPLNRRRFELFKANKRGWWSLWLFLVLFGASLGAELIANDKPLVVHYDNGWYFPALKRYPETTFGGEFPLEANYKSPYIRELLKAKDAWVLWAPIPYSYQSINYDLKVPAPGPPSTDNLLGTDDQGRDVLARVIYGFRISVLFALTLTILSSIIGVIAGALQGFYGGWVDLAGQRFLEIWSGLPVLYLLIILASFVQPNFWWLLGIMLLFSWMSLVDVVRAEFLRGRNLEYVRAARALGMQNGAIMFRHILPNAMVSTMTFMPFILTGAIGTLTALDFLGFGLPPGAPSLGELVAQGKSNLQAPWLGISAFAVLAVMLSLLVFIGESARDAFDPRK; from the coding sequence ATGAACCTGTCCCCTCTCAATCGCCGACGCTTCGAACTGTTCAAGGCCAACAAGCGTGGCTGGTGGTCGCTGTGGCTGTTTTTGGTTCTGTTCGGCGCCAGCCTCGGTGCCGAACTGATCGCCAACGACAAACCGCTGGTCGTCCATTACGACAATGGCTGGTACTTCCCCGCCCTCAAGCGCTACCCGGAGACCACCTTCGGCGGTGAGTTTCCGCTGGAAGCCAACTACAAAAGCCCCTACATCCGTGAGCTGCTCAAGGCCAAGGATGCGTGGGTACTGTGGGCACCGATTCCCTACAGTTACCAAAGCATCAACTACGACCTGAAAGTCCCGGCCCCCGGCCCGCCATCGACAGACAACCTGCTGGGCACCGACGATCAGGGGCGCGATGTGTTGGCCAGGGTGATCTATGGCTTCCGGATTTCGGTGTTGTTCGCGCTGACACTGACCATTCTCAGCTCGATCATCGGTGTGATCGCCGGGGCCTTGCAGGGCTTTTATGGTGGCTGGGTTGATCTTGCCGGGCAGCGTTTCCTGGAAATCTGGTCGGGACTGCCGGTGCTGTACCTGCTGATCATCCTCGCCAGTTTCGTGCAACCAAACTTCTGGTGGCTGCTGGGGATCATGCTGCTGTTCTCCTGGATGAGCCTGGTGGATGTGGTGCGCGCCGAGTTCCTGCGCGGGCGTAACCTGGAGTACGTGCGCGCAGCCAGGGCATTGGGGATGCAGAACGGTGCAATTATGTTCCGCCATATCCTGCCCAACGCCATGGTCTCGACCATGACTTTTATGCCGTTCATCCTGACAGGCGCCATCGGCACCCTGACCGCCCTGGACTTCCTTGGCTTCGGCTTGCCGCCGGGCGCACCGTCACTCGGCGAGCTGGTGGCGCAGGGCAAATCCAACCTGCAAGCTCCGTGGCTAGGTATCAGCGCGTTTGCGGTATTGGCGGTGATGTTGAGCCTGCTGGTGTTTATCGGCGAGTCCGCTCGCGATGCCTTCGACCCGAGGAAGTGA
- a CDS encoding ABC transporter ATP-binding protein, giving the protein MQQDNLIEVRDLAVEFVVGERCQRVVEGVSFDIKRGETLALVGESGSGKSVTAHSILRLLPYPLARHPSGTIEYSGQNLLSLKEKTIRHIRGNRIAMIFQEPMTSLNPLHSIEKQINEVLGIHKGLTGKIATKRTLELLEMVGIPEPHKRLKALPHELSGGQRQRVMIAMALANEPELLIADEPTTALDVTVQLKILELLKELQARLGMALLLISHDLNLVRRIAHRVCVMQRGCIVEQASCAQLFRAPQHPYTRELLAAEPSGKPATNAIGPPLLQVEDLKVWFPIKKGFLKTTVDYVKAVDGINFSLPQGQTLGIVGESGSGKSTLGLAILRLIGSKGGIRFEGKQLDCLTQNEVRPLRREMQVVFQDPFGSLSPRMCVGQIVGEGLRIHKMGTEAEQEQAIIAVLKEVGLDPETRNRYPHEFSGGQRQRIAIARALVLKPALILLDEPTSALDRTVQRQVVELLRSLQTKYNLTYLFISHDLAVVKALSHQLMVVKHGQVVEQGDAQSIFAAPQHPYTQQLLEAAFLAPATAQ; this is encoded by the coding sequence ATGCAGCAGGACAATCTGATCGAAGTGCGCGACTTGGCCGTCGAGTTTGTCGTCGGCGAACGCTGTCAGCGGGTAGTCGAAGGCGTCAGTTTCGACATCAAGCGCGGTGAAACCCTGGCCCTGGTCGGTGAAAGCGGTTCCGGTAAATCTGTGACCGCGCACTCGATTCTGCGCTTGCTGCCCTACCCCTTGGCCCGGCACCCGTCCGGCACCATTGAGTATTCCGGGCAAAACTTACTGAGTCTGAAAGAGAAAACCATTCGGCACATCCGTGGCAACCGAATCGCCATGATCTTTCAGGAGCCGATGACCTCGCTCAACCCGCTGCACTCGATTGAAAAGCAGATTAATGAAGTGTTGGGCATTCACAAGGGCCTGACCGGCAAAATTGCGACCAAGCGAACCCTTGAATTACTGGAGATGGTCGGCATCCCCGAGCCGCACAAACGCCTCAAGGCCCTGCCCCATGAATTGTCCGGCGGTCAGCGCCAGCGGGTGATGATTGCCATGGCCCTGGCCAATGAACCGGAACTGCTGATTGCCGACGAACCGACCACTGCCCTGGACGTGACCGTACAACTGAAAATCCTGGAGCTGCTAAAGGAATTACAGGCTCGCCTGGGCATGGCACTGCTACTGATCAGTCACGATTTGAACCTGGTGCGAAGAATTGCGCATCGCGTATGTGTCATGCAGCGCGGTTGCATCGTCGAACAGGCATCGTGTGCGCAGTTGTTCCGCGCGCCGCAGCACCCGTACACGCGGGAACTGTTGGCAGCGGAGCCCAGCGGCAAGCCGGCGACCAACGCGATTGGCCCGCCGCTGTTGCAAGTCGAGGACCTGAAAGTCTGGTTCCCGATCAAGAAAGGCTTCTTGAAAACCACGGTGGATTATGTCAAAGCAGTAGACGGCATCAATTTCAGCCTGCCTCAGGGCCAAACCCTGGGGATCGTGGGAGAAAGCGGTTCCGGCAAATCGACGCTCGGCCTGGCAATTTTGCGGCTGATTGGTAGTAAAGGTGGCATCCGTTTTGAGGGCAAACAGCTAGACTGCCTGACGCAGAACGAAGTTAGGCCGCTACGCCGCGAAATGCAGGTGGTGTTTCAGGACCCCTTCGGCAGCCTCAGCCCGCGAATGTGCGTGGGACAGATCGTCGGCGAAGGCCTGCGTATCCATAAAATGGGCACCGAGGCGGAACAGGAACAAGCGATTATTGCGGTACTCAAGGAGGTAGGTCTGGACCCGGAAACCCGGAACCGCTACCCCCACGAATTTTCCGGTGGGCAACGGCAGCGAATCGCCATTGCCAGGGCTTTGGTGCTCAAACCGGCGCTGATTCTGCTGGACGAACCGACCTCGGCACTCGACCGGACAGTCCAGCGGCAAGTGGTAGAGCTTTTGCGTTCGCTACAAACGAAGTACAACCTGACGTATTTGTTTATCAGCCATGACCTGGCTGTCGTCAAAGCGCTGAGCCACCAGCTGATGGTGGTGAAGCATGGCCAAGTGGTCGAACAGGGAGACGCGCAAAGTATCTTTGCCGCCCCTCAACATCCGTATACACAGCAGTTGCTGGAAGCCGCTTTCCTGGCACCAGCCACTGCGCAATAA
- the fabI gene encoding enoyl-ACP reductase FabI, with amino-acid sequence MGFLAGKRVLIVGVASKLSIASGIAAAMHREGAELAFTYQNDKLKGRVEEFAQGWGSNPELCFPCDVASDEEIAKVFEALSKKWDGLDVIVHSVGFAPGDQLDGDFTAATTREGFRIAHDISAYSFVALAKAGREMMKGRNGSLLTLSYLGAERTMPNYNVMGMAKASLEAGVRYLAGSLGPEGTRVNAVSAGPIRTLAASGIKNFRKMLAANEAQTPLRRNVTIDEVGNAGAFLCSDLASGISGEIMYVDGGFNTTAMGNLEE; translated from the coding sequence ATGGGTTTTCTCGCCGGTAAGCGCGTACTGATCGTCGGTGTCGCCAGCAAGCTGTCCATCGCATCCGGCATCGCTGCCGCCATGCATCGCGAGGGCGCTGAGCTTGCCTTCACTTATCAGAACGACAAACTGAAAGGTCGTGTCGAAGAGTTCGCACAGGGCTGGGGCTCGAACCCTGAGCTGTGCTTCCCGTGCGACGTCGCCAGCGATGAGGAAATCGCCAAGGTTTTCGAAGCGCTGAGCAAGAAGTGGGATGGCCTGGACGTGATTGTTCACTCCGTCGGCTTCGCCCCCGGCGACCAACTGGATGGCGACTTCACCGCTGCCACCACCCGTGAAGGTTTTCGCATTGCGCACGACATCAGCGCCTACAGCTTTGTGGCCCTGGCCAAGGCTGGCCGCGAAATGATGAAAGGCCGCAATGGCAGCTTGCTGACCCTGTCGTACCTGGGCGCCGAACGCACCATGCCGAACTACAACGTCATGGGCATGGCCAAGGCTTCTCTGGAAGCTGGCGTGCGTTACCTGGCCGGTTCTCTGGGCCCGGAAGGCACCCGCGTCAACGCAGTATCGGCTGGCCCGATCCGCACCCTCGCCGCTTCCGGCATCAAGAACTTCCGTAAAATGCTGGCCGCCAACGAAGCGCAAACGCCGCTACGTCGTAACGTCACCATCGACGAAGTCGGCAACGCCGGCGCCTTCCTGTGCTCGGACCTGGCGTCCGGTATCAGCGGCGAAATCATGTACGTAGACGGCGGTTTCAACACCACCGCCATGGGCAACCTCGAAGAGTAA
- the mgtE gene encoding magnesium transporter: MNREDLKFLVRSLVRSLDGEAFTRLVKTAPLADVAEALAPCSSAETSALLMTLTPDLRAALFAYFSDRRQDQLLQIMPATAVVELFKHLPSDDRADAFNRLSESARQRLLPALANSEREDLIKLAGYEQGTAGSEMTSEYATLIASMTVEQAFVALRASAFDRETIDVVFVLDTEQRLLGTLTLRTLVLADPASKVSDLMTCEPVFVRAQWPKEMAVEYIRRYDLLALPVLSSEDRMLGIVTVDDAMDIEKEQDATQLARFGGTAALGGPDLDILLSPFNKMFGVRVFWLSILTFFGIFVSSIVAAQEDMLSEIIILAAFLAPIIDMGGNTGSQSAALVIRAMALGDVTLNWRHVWQVLKREIPVAMALGVSIGVLEVILAYFSKGVGIEIMLVVGLSMMVCTMMGGVIGVLLPFLARRIGTDPATLSSPLITSIMDMVGVCIYFGFAYLFLSDMMTAAA; this comes from the coding sequence ATGAATCGCGAAGACCTGAAATTTTTAGTTCGATCACTGGTTCGATCGCTGGATGGCGAAGCGTTCACCAGGCTCGTCAAAACAGCTCCCCTGGCCGATGTGGCAGAGGCACTGGCCCCATGTTCCAGCGCTGAAACCTCGGCCTTGCTAATGACCCTGACGCCTGATTTGCGCGCCGCGTTATTCGCCTACTTTTCCGATCGGCGCCAGGATCAGTTGCTACAGATCATGCCGGCTACGGCGGTGGTCGAGCTGTTCAAGCATCTGCCTTCCGATGACCGTGCCGATGCGTTCAATCGCTTGAGTGAAAGTGCTCGTCAGCGGCTGCTGCCCGCGCTGGCCAATTCGGAGCGTGAGGACCTGATCAAACTTGCTGGCTATGAGCAAGGCACCGCTGGTTCGGAGATGACTTCCGAGTACGCCACGCTCATCGCATCCATGACCGTTGAACAGGCGTTTGTCGCCCTGCGCGCCAGTGCTTTTGACCGGGAAACTATTGATGTGGTGTTCGTTCTGGACACCGAGCAACGCCTGCTGGGCACCCTGACACTGCGCACACTGGTGTTGGCCGATCCTGCCAGCAAGGTCAGTGATTTGATGACCTGTGAGCCGGTGTTTGTGCGGGCTCAATGGCCCAAGGAGATGGCCGTCGAATACATTCGTCGCTATGACCTGTTGGCGTTGCCGGTGTTGAGCAGCGAGGACCGCATGCTGGGTATCGTCACAGTCGACGATGCGATGGATATCGAAAAAGAACAGGATGCGACCCAGTTGGCTCGTTTTGGCGGGACTGCTGCGTTGGGCGGGCCAGACCTGGATATTCTGCTTTCGCCGTTCAATAAGATGTTCGGGGTGCGGGTATTCTGGCTGTCGATCCTGACGTTCTTTGGGATCTTCGTCAGTAGCATTGTCGCGGCTCAGGAGGATATGCTCTCGGAGATCATCATCCTGGCGGCCTTTCTCGCTCCCATCATCGACATGGGCGGTAATACCGGCAGCCAGTCAGCCGCTTTGGTTATTCGCGCCATGGCACTGGGGGATGTGACGCTCAATTGGCGGCATGTATGGCAGGTGCTCAAGCGTGAGATACCCGTTGCCATGGCGTTGGGCGTCAGCATCGGTGTGCTGGAAGTGATCCTTGCGTACTTCAGCAAAGGAGTGGGCATCGAGATTATGTTGGTGGTGGGCTTGAGCATGATGGTCTGCACCATGATGGGTGGCGTCATCGGTGTGCTGTTGCCATTCCTGGCCCGCCGAATCGGTACTGACCCTGCGACGCTCAGCTCGCCGTTGATCACATCGATCATGGACATGGTCGGCGTCTGCATCTACTTCGGCTTCGCCTACCTGTTCCTGAGTGACATGATGACCGCCGCTGCCTGA
- a CDS encoding DUF1652 domain-containing protein, translating to MIYLAQLRTQLEQSFSPLACDCSLTGDSSLTVKLYHPLSGQVDLVVSGLSVATLRTPEAVAALIDELRYELQSNTLHRPQVL from the coding sequence ATGATTTATCTGGCGCAGTTGCGCACTCAACTGGAGCAGAGTTTTTCGCCACTGGCCTGCGATTGCAGCCTGACCGGTGACAGTTCGTTGACTGTGAAGCTCTACCACCCGTTATCGGGGCAGGTGGACTTAGTGGTCAGCGGGCTGAGCGTGGCGACGCTCAGAACGCCTGAGGCGGTGGCGGCGCTGATTGATGAGCTGCGTTATGAGTTGCAAAGCAACACGCTGCATCGTCCGCAGGTTTTGTAG
- a CDS encoding helix-turn-helix transcriptional regulator: MSQDVLTTDTNRRQLQQIIAGLSDGVILLELDQTLLWANDSALAMHGVKQISELGDNAREYVKRFALRYRNNHPVPVDNYPINRVARGETFSDVLVEVTPTKGEQHTWVHAVRSLVLVDRAGAPESLVLIMSDVTEWASAEQRFEKTFNANPAPAVICRLSDLRYIKVNQGFLEMTGYSRDQVIGVSTYELDILDGAENKDLAIERLRGHATIPQMQAELKLPEGGSKQVIVAGQPLELNDEDCMLFSFVDMEPRHKVEIALRQSEERFAKAFRLTPVPTLVCSAENQVVIDVNEAFLDILAYPSEEVHGKTVSEIDFIDDKSTRSRLFAALEKAGRLDRIDVRVRKKDAELIECAISADTVNIQGSPCYLLVLMDITERKRTELELVSAIEEVMKDASWFSRTLIEKLANVKNINSPKLPSVSFTELTARERDVLGLICEGLADKEIAARLKLAPNTVRNHVSTVYSKLDVHSRSEAIVWARERGLFSGEWRPKGQR; encoded by the coding sequence ATGAGCCAGGATGTCTTGACCACCGACACCAATCGCCGTCAATTGCAGCAGATCATCGCGGGCTTGTCCGACGGGGTGATTCTGCTGGAACTTGATCAGACCCTGCTGTGGGCCAACGATTCAGCGTTGGCCATGCACGGTGTCAAGCAGATCAGTGAGCTGGGGGACAATGCCCGCGAATACGTCAAACGGTTCGCGTTGCGCTATCGCAACAATCACCCAGTGCCCGTCGATAACTATCCCATCAACCGAGTCGCACGGGGCGAGACGTTTAGCGATGTGCTGGTGGAGGTAACGCCCACCAAAGGCGAACAACATACGTGGGTTCACGCCGTGCGCAGCCTGGTGCTGGTCGACCGCGCAGGGGCACCGGAGTCTCTGGTGTTAATCATGAGTGACGTCACGGAGTGGGCGAGCGCCGAGCAGCGGTTCGAAAAGACCTTCAACGCCAACCCGGCGCCGGCGGTGATTTGTCGTCTCAGCGATTTGCGTTACATCAAAGTCAACCAGGGGTTCCTGGAAATGACTGGCTACAGCCGTGATCAGGTGATCGGCGTTTCGACCTACGAGCTGGATATTCTGGACGGTGCCGAAAATAAAGATTTGGCCATCGAGCGTTTGCGGGGACACGCTACGATTCCGCAGATGCAGGCTGAGTTGAAGTTGCCTGAGGGCGGCAGCAAGCAAGTGATCGTGGCCGGGCAACCGCTTGAACTCAATGACGAAGATTGCATGCTGTTTTCCTTTGTCGACATGGAGCCGCGGCACAAGGTCGAGATCGCCTTGCGCCAAAGCGAAGAGCGGTTTGCCAAAGCGTTTCGGTTGACCCCGGTGCCGACGTTGGTTTGCAGCGCCGAGAATCAGGTGGTGATCGACGTCAACGAAGCCTTCCTCGATATCCTCGCTTACCCCAGCGAAGAGGTGCATGGCAAGACCGTGTCCGAGATCGATTTTATTGACGACAAGAGCACGCGAAGCCGGTTGTTTGCGGCCCTGGAAAAAGCCGGAAGGCTGGATCGTATTGATGTTCGGGTGCGCAAGAAAGACGCTGAGTTGATTGAATGCGCGATCTCGGCAGACACCGTGAATATTCAGGGCAGCCCTTGCTACCTGCTGGTGTTGATGGACATCACCGAGCGCAAGCGTACAGAGCTGGAGCTGGTGTCGGCGATTGAAGAGGTAATGAAGGACGCGTCCTGGTTCAGTCGTACTCTGATCGAAAAGCTTGCCAACGTGAAGAACATCAACTCTCCGAAGTTGCCCAGCGTTTCCTTCACTGAGTTGACCGCGCGCGAGCGAGATGTGCTTGGCCTGATCTGCGAAGGCTTGGCTGACAAGGAAATCGCTGCACGCCTTAAACTGGCGCCAAACACGGTGCGCAATCACGTCTCGACGGTGTACTCCAAGTTAGATGTACACAGTCGCAGCGAGGCGATCGTCTGGGCCCGTGAGCGCGGTTTGTTTTCCGGTGAGTGGCGACCCAAGGGCCAGCGCTAG
- a CDS encoding Zn-dependent hydrolase — protein sequence MNAAVDVLQSTHQHINRDRLWQSLMELATLGATVKGGVCRLALTDLDRQARDIFVNWCTQAGCTVSIDAVGNIFARRPGRNPDLPPVMTGSHIDTQPTGGKFDGCFGVLAGVEVLRTLNDLGVETEAPLEVVVWTNEEGSRFAPCMMGSGVFAEKFTLEETLAKVDADGITVGEALNAIGYAGPRKVSGHAVGAYFEAHIEQGPILEDERKTIGVVMGALGQKWFDLKLRGVEAHAGPTPMHLRKDALVGASVIVGAVNRAALGHQPHACGTVGCLQAYPGSRNVIPGEVRMTLDFRHLEPERLNSMIAEVREVIETTCQVHGLTFELIPTADFPPLYFDKGCVDAVRGAAQGLGLSNMDIVSGAGHDAIFLAELGPAGMIFVPCEGGISHNEIENAAPDDLAAGCAVLLRAMLAASAAIASGALAA from the coding sequence ATGAACGCGGCTGTCGACGTTCTGCAATCCACCCATCAGCACATCAATCGCGACCGTTTGTGGCAGTCGCTTATGGAACTGGCCACGCTCGGTGCCACGGTCAAGGGCGGCGTCTGTCGCCTGGCCTTGACTGACCTTGATCGTCAGGCCCGCGACATCTTCGTCAACTGGTGTACGCAGGCCGGCTGCACCGTGAGCATCGACGCTGTAGGCAACATTTTTGCGCGCCGCCCCGGACGTAACCCGGACCTGCCGCCCGTCATGACCGGCAGCCATATTGACACCCAGCCCACCGGCGGCAAGTTCGACGGCTGCTTTGGCGTACTCGCCGGAGTCGAAGTGCTGCGCACCCTCAACGACCTTGGCGTGGAGACCGAAGCGCCGCTTGAAGTGGTGGTCTGGACCAACGAAGAAGGTTCGCGTTTCGCCCCATGCATGATGGGCTCTGGCGTGTTCGCCGAAAAATTCACCCTGGAGGAAACCCTGGCCAAGGTCGATGCCGACGGCATCACCGTCGGTGAAGCGCTAAACGCCATTGGTTACGCCGGCCCGCGCAAGGTCAGTGGGCATGCGGTCGGCGCGTATTTTGAAGCCCACATCGAACAAGGCCCGATTCTCGAAGACGAGCGCAAAACCATCGGTGTAGTGATGGGGGCCCTGGGTCAGAAGTGGTTTGACTTGAAACTGCGCGGTGTCGAAGCACACGCCGGCCCAACCCCGATGCACCTGCGCAAAGACGCCTTGGTGGGTGCTTCGGTCATCGTCGGTGCTGTCAACCGCGCGGCTCTCGGCCATCAACCCCACGCCTGCGGCACCGTCGGCTGTCTGCAAGCCTACCCTGGCTCGCGCAATGTGATTCCTGGCGAGGTGCGCATGACCCTCGATTTCCGCCACCTGGAGCCTGAACGGTTGAACTCGATGATTGCCGAAGTGCGCGAGGTCATCGAAACCACCTGCCAGGTGCATGGCCTGACCTTCGAACTGATCCCCACCGCCGACTTCCCGCCGCTGTACTTCGACAAAGGCTGCGTCGACGCAGTACGCGGCGCGGCTCAGGGCCTGGGCCTGTCGAACATGGACATTGTCAGCGGCGCCGGGCACGACGCAATCTTCCTGGCGGAGCTTGGCCCGGCGGGGATGATCTTCGTTCCGTGCGAAGGCGGCATCAGCCACAACGAAATCGAAAACGCCGCGCCGGATGACCTGGCAGCCGGGTGCGCGGTGTTGTTGCGTGCGATGTTGGCGGCATCGGCGGCGATTGCCAGTGGTGCGCTCGCGGCCTGA